CCGCCCGCACCTGCGCTTCGGGGTCGGCCAGCAGGTCTTCGTAGCGCAGCCGCATGATGGTCTCGGGGCCGAGGGTCTCGTGCAGGCGGATGGCCTTCTGCTGCTCGTGCTTCCACAGGTGGGCCACGTTCCACGGGTGGAAGTGGTTGAACACGCTCGACCGCGCCGATACGGCCACGTCGCGCGGATCGCGCACGAGGTGGATGATGCGTGCATCCGGGAAGGTGCGCAGCACCCGCTCGACCTCGTTGATCATGAAGGTGCTCTTGCAGCCCCAGCGCGCCTTGCCGCTCTTGCGGCGATAGAGCTCGTGGGCGGCGGCGTACACCGCGAACAGGTCGCGCTCGCCGTCGCACAGCGCCAGCACCGCATCGACCTCGAGGCGCACCTCCCACGGGAAGGTGTGCCAGGCCACCAGGCGGCACACATCGGCCGTCAGCTCGCGGAACCGCCCTGCGTATCCGTTCGCGAACGGCTTCATCAGGTTCATGATGTGGGGAGGGTGGGGGATGAAGAGCCGCGAGTGGCTGTTCAGCACCAGCCGGAGCAGGTTCGAGCCCGAGCGCTCGGTGCCCACGATGAAGATGGGATCGGTGCAGCGAGACTGTGCGGTGGCGGGGGATGGGGGAATCGTCACGTCGCATGGCCTTTCTCGCATCTCCTGGCGCGTCCCTCTGCCACCTCCCCCGCCCATCGCCGCAACAGGACCGTCACGCGTCAGACCCGAACCCCTACGGTCATGAGCAGTTCGCGACGAGATCGCTGGCGCGCCAAACACGAGCCCTCCTCGAAGAAGCCATCGGCTTCGCCCCCCGCAGCCATCGCCGCCGCTCAGACCGCGTCAGCCTCCGCGCCTGCTACCGCCGCGCCCGCGGCCACCGCGCCGCTCTGCGCTCCCGCACCAGCCCCTCCGCCCGTGAGCACGGGCGCCCCCACGCCGACAGCGGCAGCACCTTCCCCGCAGGCCACCCCTCTCAGAGCCAGCGCATCGCGCGCGACCTCGGACGCGCCCCCTGCTCCCCGCGGCCCCGTGAGCCGCAAGGCCGCGTGCTACGTCGACTTCGAGAACCTGCTGTACTCGAGCAAGGACCACGGCCATCCGGTGAGCGTTGCCCGCATCGTGCGCCACCTCAACCGCCTGGGGCGTGAGCTCACGGGCATCGGCTGGAACGCCACCGCCGTGTATGCCGCCTGGGACGCCGTGGTCGCCCACAGCCGCCACGCGCAAGACGATTGGGCCATGATGGGGTGGCGCACGGTGGCGGTGCCCACGAAGGAAGACTACCTCAGCAAGCAGCCCGTGAAGAACCTGGTCGACTTCGTGATGAGCCTCGACATGCTCGAAGACGCGCGCGACAAGGACCACGACACCTTCGTCATCGTGAGCGGCGACGCCGACTTCTGCGAGGTGGCCGAGCGCCTGAAGCGCCTCGGCCGCAAGGTCATCGTGGTGGCCCTCAAGCCGAGCTTCAGCTTTCGCCTGCGAGAGGCGGCTGATGAGCACATCGTGTGGAGCTTCTCTGACATCACGGGCGACGAGCCCCTGCCGGTGCAGTCGTATCGACGCCTCACCCAGGGGGCTGCGCCTGCGTCTGCGTCTCGCACCGTGGCCGAGGAGCCGTACGACATCTTGCGCCGCGCGGTGCGTCTGGCCGAGCGCGACCAGGGGGTCAGCCCGGTGCCGTGGCGCGTCATTCGCGATGAGTACTTCCTGCGCATGACGCGCATGACCGAGGCGGCGGCCGACGACCTGGTGCGCCTGTTCGATCAGGAGGGATTCGTCACCCTCGTGCGCCGAAAGGCGCGCGACGGAACATCACAGGCGTATCTCAGCATTCCCCGCTGATCCGCAAGAGCCGTCACGCATGAAGCTCTCGAAGTACCCCTATCAGGGAAAGCGATCCGATGGCAGCTCGGCGCGCGGTGAGGTGGTCGCCTTCGACCGCGACGACGCCGTGCGCAAGCTGCTCGCGCAGGGCATCACCGTGGTGTCGATGCGCGAGCCCGAGGCGCCACCCCCCAGCGGCGACGACAAGCTGCGCATCTCGGGCGAGCGACT
This sequence is a window from Pseudomonadota bacterium. Protein-coding genes within it:
- a CDS encoding NYN domain-containing protein, whose product is MSSSRRDRWRAKHEPSSKKPSASPPAAIAAAQTASASAPATAAPAATAPLCAPAPAPPPVSTGAPTPTAAAPSPQATPLRASASRATSDAPPAPRGPVSRKAACYVDFENLLYSSKDHGHPVSVARIVRHLNRLGRELTGIGWNATAVYAAWDAVVAHSRHAQDDWAMMGWRTVAVPTKEDYLSKQPVKNLVDFVMSLDMLEDARDKDHDTFVIVSGDADFCEVAERLKRLGRKVIVVALKPSFSFRLREAADEHIVWSFSDITGDEPLPVQSYRRLTQGAAPASASRTVAEEPYDILRRAVRLAERDQGVSPVPWRVIRDEYFLRMTRMTEAAADDLVRLFDQEGFVTLVRRKARDGTSQAYLSIPR
- a CDS encoding sulfotransferase, whose amino-acid sequence is MGGGGGRGTRQEMRERPCDVTIPPSPATAQSRCTDPIFIVGTERSGSNLLRLVLNSHSRLFIPHPPHIMNLMKPFANGYAGRFRELTADVCRLVAWHTFPWEVRLEVDAVLALCDGERDLFAVYAAAHELYRRKSGKARWGCKSTFMINEVERVLRTFPDARIIHLVRDPRDVAVSARSSVFNHFHPWNVAHLWKHEQQKAIRLHETLGPETIMRLRYEDLLADPEAQVRAVCNFLNEAYEPTMLRFFDTPEAKKSASLSADWRNTGSDIKRDNTRKFVTSLTPHEIAIIEGVAELQMAWFDYEPTASPQARLAAARPSRVERLRYAFDEWRWQLRAELRSLRGDRNWPLRLRKWLLLRAYRLKARLRGA